A single genomic interval of Halichondria panicea chromosome 2, odHalPani1.1, whole genome shotgun sequence harbors:
- the LOC135330930 gene encoding nucleoplasmin-like protein ANO39 isoform X2 — protein MDPQESIGKQSLEEFWGAELSSKQKKITWQDEDDDEDEDMAGIVIDKTLELRQACLGASAKDGERNVVQVVAENDEGEKVKHTILSLRVGGTEQCSLFLSLNPPITFELVSGSGPVHIVGSCVETMNTFDDLDDTSSSEDDEDVEVPSLEVKALVNSAKKKRPADSPVAKPAKQMKLEKSSDESTADNSMDTSGSIAKRNKKRHVIQEEPEESDDDDDDDLSDDDDVDMSDDDEVSDDEEEVEDVKPPTKKPQAKSNGKPNNNNGKPKQKGQDLLKSKVFKTPQPPKQAPKSTKGTMSAPTTPKQKGNVKNTGSKKRNKP, from the exons ATGGATCCACAGGAAAGCATTGGAAAACAAAGCCTTGAAGAATTCTGGG GAGCGGAGCTCTCCTCTAAACAGAAAAAGATCACATGGCAGGATGAAGATGATGACGAAGATGAAGATATGGCAGGCATTGTCATAGACAAAACTCTAGAGCTCAGACAA GCATGTCTTGGTGCGTCTGCTAAGGATGGAGAGAGAAATGTAGTTCAAGTGGTAGCCGAGAATGATGAGGGTGAGAAGGTAAAGCACACCATCCTCTCTCTGAGGGTCGGAGGCACAGAGCAGTGCTCTCTCTTCCTCTCACTCAACCCACCCATCACTTTTGAGCTCGTTTCAGGATCCGGTCCAGTGCACATTGTGGGATCGTGTGTTGAGA CAATGAACACCTTTGATGACCTTGATGATACATCATCATCCGAAGATGATGAGGATGTGGAAGTTCCCAGTCTCGAGGTAAAGGCTCTCGTCAACTCAGCCAAAAAG AAGAGACCTGCCGACTCTCCAGTTGCAAAGCCTGCAAAG CAAATGAAGTTAGAGAAATCGTCTGATGAATCTACCGCTGATAATAGCATGGACACATCTGGAAGCATTG CCAAGCGTAATAAGAAAAGACAtgttatccaagaagagcctGAG GAATCAGACGACGACGATGATGATGACCTgtctgatgatgatgatgttgACATGTCTGATGACGATGAGGTGTCAGACGATGAGGAAGAGGTAGAAGATGTAAAACCCCCCACCAAAAAGCCTCAGGCAAAG TCTAATGGAAAgcctaataataataatggaaAGCCGAAACAGAAGGGGCAAGAT CTCCTTAAGAGCAAGGTGTTTAAGACCCCTCAGCCTCCCAAGCAGGCGCCCAAAAGCACCAAGGGGACCATGTCAGCTCCCACCACG CCAAAGCAGAAAGGAAATGTCAAG AACACTGGCTCAAAGAAACGAAACAAGCCTTAA
- the LOC135330930 gene encoding nucleoplasmin-like protein ANO39 isoform X1 — protein MDPQESIGKQSLEEFWGAELSSKQKKITWQDEDDDEDEDMAGIVIDKTLELRQACLGASAKDGERNVVQVVAENDEGEKVKHTILSLRVGGTEQCSLFLSLNPPITFELVSGSGPVHIVGSCVETMNTFDDLDDTSSSEDDEDVEVPSLEVKALVNSAKKKRPADSPVAKPAKQMKLEKSSDESTADNSMDTSGSIAKRNKKRHVIQEEPEESDDDDDDDLSDDDDVDMSDDDEVSDDEEEVEDVKPPTKKPQAKSNGKPNNNNGKPKQKGQDLLKSKVFKTPQPPKQAPKSTKGTMSAPTTPKQKGNVKVGVSLDDAKKKLLKQLPNVPNKLEKFNNFVGNSFKIKEESVKKELWEFVQKSR, from the exons ATGGATCCACAGGAAAGCATTGGAAAACAAAGCCTTGAAGAATTCTGGG GAGCGGAGCTCTCCTCTAAACAGAAAAAGATCACATGGCAGGATGAAGATGATGACGAAGATGAAGATATGGCAGGCATTGTCATAGACAAAACTCTAGAGCTCAGACAA GCATGTCTTGGTGCGTCTGCTAAGGATGGAGAGAGAAATGTAGTTCAAGTGGTAGCCGAGAATGATGAGGGTGAGAAGGTAAAGCACACCATCCTCTCTCTGAGGGTCGGAGGCACAGAGCAGTGCTCTCTCTTCCTCTCACTCAACCCACCCATCACTTTTGAGCTCGTTTCAGGATCCGGTCCAGTGCACATTGTGGGATCGTGTGTTGAGA CAATGAACACCTTTGATGACCTTGATGATACATCATCATCCGAAGATGATGAGGATGTGGAAGTTCCCAGTCTCGAGGTAAAGGCTCTCGTCAACTCAGCCAAAAAG AAGAGACCTGCCGACTCTCCAGTTGCAAAGCCTGCAAAG CAAATGAAGTTAGAGAAATCGTCTGATGAATCTACCGCTGATAATAGCATGGACACATCTGGAAGCATTG CCAAGCGTAATAAGAAAAGACAtgttatccaagaagagcctGAG GAATCAGACGACGACGATGATGATGACCTgtctgatgatgatgatgttgACATGTCTGATGACGATGAGGTGTCAGACGATGAGGAAGAGGTAGAAGATGTAAAACCCCCCACCAAAAAGCCTCAGGCAAAG TCTAATGGAAAgcctaataataataatggaaAGCCGAAACAGAAGGGGCAAGAT CTCCTTAAGAGCAAGGTGTTTAAGACCCCTCAGCCTCCCAAGCAGGCGCCCAAAAGCACCAAGGGGACCATGTCAGCTCCCACCACG CCAAAGCAGAAAGGAAATGTCAAG GTTGGTGTTAGTCTTGATGATGCAAAGAAGAAGCTACTAAAG CAACTGCCTAATGTACCCAATAAACTGGAAAAGTTCAATAATTTTGTAGGCAACAGTTTCAAGATCAAGGAAGAAAGT GTAAAGAAAGAGCTATGGGAATTTGTGCAAAAGAGCCGGTAA
- the LOC135330902 gene encoding TBC1 domain family member 12-like isoform X2, giving the protein MDDQTSSEEEITAGKLQTDLTDSGVSSSVASDDSILKHKVLQHMNGLAIEDLQSSSTLSSSLQEGLEKTELLLTTSNPLGLSSVSLEVRTSGEQLNLLAEGLESPPESVSGRSQEDEVEGTKTRECASSPDETSRSSSSLGCLEPRPSRLSPTSTPVHPTPHDLLSRLTTEDCVRGEESCSDTHSLSDVGGVVAPPTEGVDSPRSVEATISSSQSTQSLNTLFGIPKGKKSFASIFNRNKMTFLGGADHTSQTMVAASSTTGLILHNRPGSLPAKSEADEKRHQRLYEQMMSSARKKEVVKAKEELRREEQRRRKDKIMEDRREEWARILPKWESVYESRKVHNLWWYGLPPGIRGKVWQKAIGNDLNISPDLYEINLRRCRERLATVDKRSRSDSAASLSREQSVENIHLDVLRTFPTLGFFQEGGPYNQPLHDVLGAYACSRPDIGYVQGMSFLAAVLLLNMEPADAFISLANLLNRPSYLAFFKVDHALMRPYFDTFNILLHNSLPKLSAHFSALDFSPEYYLIEWIFTIYTRTLPLDVACRVWDLFCRDGDCFLFKTALGILKLHQSDLLELNTIEDVGGFLGKLPPSLDSEVLFGQIESIHVTSKKFQQTLQQQHSRDTSRDTSNR; this is encoded by the exons ATGGACGATCAGACATCATCTGAAGAAGAAATCACTGCTGGTAAACTCCAAACGGATCTTACGGACTCGGGTGTGTCGAGCAGTGTCGCCTCAGACGACTCCATATTGAAGCACAAGGTCCTCCAACACATGAATGGCCTCGCTATTGAAGACCTACAGAGCAGCTCCACACTATCAAGCTCTCTACAGGAGGGGCTGGAGAAGACAGAGCTCCTTCTGACAACAAGTAATCCTCTGGGCCTCTCTTCAGTCAGTCTAGAGGTGAGAACGAGTGGGGAACAGTTGAACCTTCTTGCCGAAGGCTTAGAAAGTCCCCCCGAGAGTGTAAGTGGACGGAGTCAAGAGGACGAGGTAGAGGGCACAAAGACGAGAGAATGTG CCTCCTCTCCTGATGAGACCAGTCGGTCCTCCTCCTCGCTAGGATGCCTGGAGCCGAGGCCGTCACGTCTCTCCCCCACCTCCACACCTGTACATCCCACACCCCACGATCTCCTCTCACGGCTAACTACCGAggactgtgtgaggggggaggagtCTTGTAGCGATACTCACAGCCTGTCGGATGTAGGAGGTGTTGTGGCCCCACCCACTGAGGGGGTGGACTCTCCAAGGAGTGTGGAGGCAACCATCTCGTCTAGTCAATCCACACAATCGCTCAATACTCTTTTCGGAATACCAAAAGGGAAGAAATCGTTTGCATCAATATTCAACCG AAACAAGATGACATTTCTGGGTGGTGCTGACCACACCTCTCAGACAATGGTGGctgcctcctccaccactGGCCTTATCCTGCACAACAGACCAGG GAGCCTCCCTGCCAAGTCTGAGGCTGATGAGAAGCGTCACCAGCGGCTGTACGAGCAAATGATGAGTTCTGCAAGAAAGAAGGAGGTGGTTAAGGCAAAGGAGGAGCTTCGTCGAGAAGAGCAACGAAGGAGGAAGGATAAGATAATGGAGGACAGACGAGAGGAGTGGGCTAGGATTCTGCCAAAGTGGGAGTCAGT TTACGAGTCTCGTAAGGTCCACAACTTGTGGTGGTATGGACTACCTCCTGGCATCAGAGGGAAGGTCTGGCAGAAGGCCATCGGGAATGACCTCAATATCTCACCGG ATCTGTATGAGATCAACTTGAGGCGTTGTCGAGAGCGACTAGCAACAGTTGACAAGCGTAGCAGGAGTGACTCTGCAGCATCTCTGAGTCGAGAGCAGAGTGTGGAGAACATCCATCTTGATGTGTTGAGAACATTTCCAACACTGGGTTTTTTTCAAGAG GGTGGCCCCTACAACCAGCCACTTCACGATGTCCTGGGGGCATACGCTTGTTCCCGGCCAGACATTGGCTATGTGCAGGGGATGTCATTCCTGGCAGCTGTGTTGCTACTGAACATGGAGCCAGCTGACGCATTCATCTCACTTGCTAACCTCCTCAATAGACCATCTTACCTGGCCTTCTTCAAGGTGGACCATGCTCTCATGCGACCTTACTTTGATACTTTCAATATCTTGTTACACAACTCTCTGCCTAAACTGAGTGCTCATTTCTCTGCGCTTGACTTCTCTCCTGAGTACTACCTCATTGAATG GATATTCACTATTTACACTCGCACTCTACCACTGGACGTGGCCTGTCGTGTGTGGGACCTCTTCTGTCGTGATGGAGACTGCTTCCTCTTCAAAACAGCACTTG GTATTCTCAAGTTGCATCAGTCTGACCTACTGGAGCTGAACACTATAGAGGATGTTGGGGGGTTCCTGGGAAAGCTACCCCCCTCTCTCGACTCGGAGGTTCTGTTTGGGCAGATTGAGAGTATTCATGTGACGAGCAAAAAGTTCCAACAGACACTGCAGCAGCAACACTCTAGAGACACCTCTAGAGACACCTCAAATAGATAG
- the LOC135330935 gene encoding uracil-DNA glycosylase-like translates to MATRTSRSTAAKKLKTAASTLSKKISTFFEPSKTSSRKRPQKELPDEAENSLPPSKIPRTDTSPSPTTFTPSTPPSKVKPDILTPSPEQKERMESNKLEAESKMIAKKFGADKIGLSWMKALHSEFKKPYISTLASFLSEERCKETVYPPPEDVFSWTLACSIHDVKVVMLGQDPYHGPGQAHGLCFSVKVGVTTPPSLRNMYKELSTDVEGFTVPSHGYLVGWARQGVLLLNACLTVRHKQANSHAGKGWEKLTDAVVHWLNDQGENIVFMLWGSHAQKKGSFIDQKKHCVLKSVHPSPLSAHRGFMGCKHFSKANDYLASVEKKPIDWKDLPSSINVLEE, encoded by the exons ATGGCAACTAGAACAAGTAGGTCAACAGCTGCAAAGAAGCTGAAAACAGCAGCAAGTACACTCAGCAAGAAAATCTCCACATTTTTCGAGCCCTCAAAAACGAGCAGCAGGAAAAG GCCACAGAAAGAGTTGCCAGACGAAGCAGAGAATTCTCTGCCTCCCTCCAAGATCCCACGTACAGACACGTCCCCCTCACCAACAACAttcacaccctccacaccacCCTCAAAGGTTAAGCCGGATATCTTGACACCCTCCCCTGAGCAGAAGGAGAGGATGGAGAGCAACAAACTAGAAGCTGAGTCGAAAATGATTGCAAAAAAGTTTGGTGCAGACAAGATTGGTCTCAGCTGGATGAAGGCATTACACTCTGAGTTCAAGAAACCTTACATTAGTACG CTGGCCTCCTTTTTGTCGGAAGAACGTTGCAAAGAAACTGTGTACCCCCCGCCGGAAGATGTCTTCAGTTGGACTCTGGCCTGCTCCATACACGATGTCAAGGTGGTTATGCTCGGGCAAGATCCATACCATGGCCCAGGGCAGGCTCATGGCCTTTGCTTCAGTGTGAAGGTGGGTGTGACCACTCCTCCCAGTTTGCGGAACATGTACAAAGAGTTGAGCACCGATGTGGAGGGTTTCACTGTACCCTCCCACGGCTACCTTGTGGGATGGGCCAGACAAGGTGTCCTGCTACTTAACGCTTGTCTGACTGTGAGACACAAGCAGGCTAATTCACACGCCGGGAAG GGTTGGGAGAAGCTGACTGATGCTGTTGTCCACTGGCTGAATGATCAGGGGGAGAACATTGTCTTCATGTTGTGGGGCTCCCATGCTCAGAAGAAAGGATCGTTCATTGACCAGAAGAAGCATTGTGTTCTCAAGTCTGTCCATCCTTCCCCCCTCTCTGCACATCGTGGGTTCATGGGATGTAAGCATTTCTCTAAAGCTAATGATTATCTCGCGAGTGTGGAGAAGAAACCTATTGATTGGAAAGACCTACCGTCTTCAATCAATGTATTAGAAGAATGA
- the LOC135330902 gene encoding TBC1 domain family member 12-like isoform X1, translating into MDDQTSSEEEITAGKLQTDLTDSGVSSSVASDDSILKHKVLQHMNGLAIEDLQSSSTLSSSLQEGLEKTELLLTTSNPLGLSSVSLEVRTSGEQLNLLAEGLESPPESVSGRSQEDEVEGTKTRECGEPQRCRESDMQSSSPDETSRSSSSLGCLEPRPSRLSPTSTPVHPTPHDLLSRLTTEDCVRGEESCSDTHSLSDVGGVVAPPTEGVDSPRSVEATISSSQSTQSLNTLFGIPKGKKSFASIFNRNKMTFLGGADHTSQTMVAASSTTGLILHNRPGSLPAKSEADEKRHQRLYEQMMSSARKKEVVKAKEELRREEQRRRKDKIMEDRREEWARILPKWESVYESRKVHNLWWYGLPPGIRGKVWQKAIGNDLNISPDLYEINLRRCRERLATVDKRSRSDSAASLSREQSVENIHLDVLRTFPTLGFFQEGGPYNQPLHDVLGAYACSRPDIGYVQGMSFLAAVLLLNMEPADAFISLANLLNRPSYLAFFKVDHALMRPYFDTFNILLHNSLPKLSAHFSALDFSPEYYLIEWIFTIYTRTLPLDVACRVWDLFCRDGDCFLFKTALGILKLHQSDLLELNTIEDVGGFLGKLPPSLDSEVLFGQIESIHVTSKKFQQTLQQQHSRDTSRDTSNR; encoded by the exons ATGGACGATCAGACATCATCTGAAGAAGAAATCACTGCTGGTAAACTCCAAACGGATCTTACGGACTCGGGTGTGTCGAGCAGTGTCGCCTCAGACGACTCCATATTGAAGCACAAGGTCCTCCAACACATGAATGGCCTCGCTATTGAAGACCTACAGAGCAGCTCCACACTATCAAGCTCTCTACAGGAGGGGCTGGAGAAGACAGAGCTCCTTCTGACAACAAGTAATCCTCTGGGCCTCTCTTCAGTCAGTCTAGAGGTGAGAACGAGTGGGGAACAGTTGAACCTTCTTGCCGAAGGCTTAGAAAGTCCCCCCGAGAGTGTAAGTGGACGGAGTCAAGAGGACGAGGTAGAGGGCACAAAGACGAGAGAATGTGGTGAGCCACAGAGGTGTCGTGAGAGTGACATGCAAT CCTCCTCTCCTGATGAGACCAGTCGGTCCTCCTCCTCGCTAGGATGCCTGGAGCCGAGGCCGTCACGTCTCTCCCCCACCTCCACACCTGTACATCCCACACCCCACGATCTCCTCTCACGGCTAACTACCGAggactgtgtgaggggggaggagtCTTGTAGCGATACTCACAGCCTGTCGGATGTAGGAGGTGTTGTGGCCCCACCCACTGAGGGGGTGGACTCTCCAAGGAGTGTGGAGGCAACCATCTCGTCTAGTCAATCCACACAATCGCTCAATACTCTTTTCGGAATACCAAAAGGGAAGAAATCGTTTGCATCAATATTCAACCG AAACAAGATGACATTTCTGGGTGGTGCTGACCACACCTCTCAGACAATGGTGGctgcctcctccaccactGGCCTTATCCTGCACAACAGACCAGG GAGCCTCCCTGCCAAGTCTGAGGCTGATGAGAAGCGTCACCAGCGGCTGTACGAGCAAATGATGAGTTCTGCAAGAAAGAAGGAGGTGGTTAAGGCAAAGGAGGAGCTTCGTCGAGAAGAGCAACGAAGGAGGAAGGATAAGATAATGGAGGACAGACGAGAGGAGTGGGCTAGGATTCTGCCAAAGTGGGAGTCAGT TTACGAGTCTCGTAAGGTCCACAACTTGTGGTGGTATGGACTACCTCCTGGCATCAGAGGGAAGGTCTGGCAGAAGGCCATCGGGAATGACCTCAATATCTCACCGG ATCTGTATGAGATCAACTTGAGGCGTTGTCGAGAGCGACTAGCAACAGTTGACAAGCGTAGCAGGAGTGACTCTGCAGCATCTCTGAGTCGAGAGCAGAGTGTGGAGAACATCCATCTTGATGTGTTGAGAACATTTCCAACACTGGGTTTTTTTCAAGAG GGTGGCCCCTACAACCAGCCACTTCACGATGTCCTGGGGGCATACGCTTGTTCCCGGCCAGACATTGGCTATGTGCAGGGGATGTCATTCCTGGCAGCTGTGTTGCTACTGAACATGGAGCCAGCTGACGCATTCATCTCACTTGCTAACCTCCTCAATAGACCATCTTACCTGGCCTTCTTCAAGGTGGACCATGCTCTCATGCGACCTTACTTTGATACTTTCAATATCTTGTTACACAACTCTCTGCCTAAACTGAGTGCTCATTTCTCTGCGCTTGACTTCTCTCCTGAGTACTACCTCATTGAATG GATATTCACTATTTACACTCGCACTCTACCACTGGACGTGGCCTGTCGTGTGTGGGACCTCTTCTGTCGTGATGGAGACTGCTTCCTCTTCAAAACAGCACTTG GTATTCTCAAGTTGCATCAGTCTGACCTACTGGAGCTGAACACTATAGAGGATGTTGGGGGGTTCCTGGGAAAGCTACCCCCCTCTCTCGACTCGGAGGTTCTGTTTGGGCAGATTGAGAGTATTCATGTGACGAGCAAAAAGTTCCAACAGACACTGCAGCAGCAACACTCTAGAGACACCTCTAGAGACACCTCAAATAGATAG
- the LOC135330874 gene encoding DNA repair protein RAD50-like → MSSIDKLLVQGVRSFGPADDQKAVIKFDTPLTIITGQNGAGKTTVIECLRYITTGELPPNTRGGGFVHDPKLIGEREVRAVVKLKFKDIMKNMVTCHRMLASIQKPRKTEQKTLDSSMEKITASGEKKKITSRCGEIDKEMVAHLGVSKAILNTVVFCHQEESTWPLSEGKNLKTKFDDIFASTRYTKALENIKKLRTEQVGQCKVYETALGYLDKEKTKADELQSSLAEAERKVASSKTEIVRIKSELDPIDERLQELNDKYEQVTTLERSIAKLESSKAELVRSKQELEKKVTSPFTGTRSELQLAMDRHTSQLERSERRLEELKHKYMLFCGEEDEVKGQLSEQHQESGKLETEDKYHQKRICTRDDSINSTALSLSIDGYTEGPYSAAAAQSFVSMVTKQRKEKEESAKTEKKSYLDKEHRLEEQLNELQTNLAQLTAAKSMKGESIEDNKRSVAKIKQELGVIRKGGEELEEVERQLKQADEELTEYREGVDLSSLDEAARSLRDEKKKMDDKVQTLQSELSKISQQSAARGALEALKNQKRTQEVTYQNEMAGLETDLLSLLGVMPGPEENLEDKLSDLDRTKRAELQKWSNQAQKDSSQLSRLEVQKEELVKQVSEKKARADKLQAEVAEVTGESSVPFEEAKAQLERDIEKKLEDISTVKGSESFFKKSLEKIHEKRVCPACTRGFDNQDDFERTIKVLSDRLNKSIPTLLPVMNREVQQLQGKQRKLIELKPKMDDLTNLRSSVLPSLEKNLSEKSKTLDKFRTTSSKAKAEQTRLQSELQSVRELQPRVGKATHLRGALKELDRRISSEASRIGVGGSTRSQVMVNRDLQEANRAADELNRKLDHKRQEISESQQALRQLENSVHSLREEKLKLKAQLQKQEQLVAKKSDLTAQIETLDREIKTLTHQLGPVEERLSVLTNQKAALVREREEVETTHRAEIDSLKTKESNLRKMTADINSYIERGADKALSRCQKRLAELQADYNKKGGQKKEVEEKKQSLQEELANAKMRERELEDNMTLMSYCDEISSKEEEVRRFKSDLRRMGLEQYDEEFRRCQESSGRLTKQMAHSKGVCVGREDEVRIFQTQLNSDMYKDIDKKHRDKLIDLRTTETAIADLEKYYKALDRAIMRFHTLKMEEINKILKHLWIKTYKGGDIDTIEIRSEDSSAEGAPVNKRRVYNYRVVMLKGQTALDMRGRCSAGQKMLASILIRLALAETFCLHCGLLALDEPTTNLDRDNMEGLANSLIDIIKERSSSQKNLQLIVITHDDAFVELLGQAGFTECYFKVSKEVGECSRISREFFAGGATALAQ, encoded by the exons ATGTCCTCCATTGACAAACTGCTCGTTCAAG GAGTGCGTAGTTTCGGACCAGCTGACGATCAGAAGGCAGTCATCAAATTTGACACCCCCCTCACGATCATTACCGGCCAGAATGGAGCTGGGAAAACG ACGGTTATCGAGTGTCTGAGGTACATCACGACAGGGGAGCTGCCTCCCAACACCCGGGGAGGAGGGTTCGTCCATGACCCCAAG CTGATTGGGGAGCGAGAGGTACGGGCGGTGGTGAAGCTCAAATTTAAGGATATCATGAAGAATATGGTCACCTGCCATCGAATGCTTGCATCCATACAGAAG CCTCGTAAGACTGAGCAGAAGACACTAGACTCTTCCATGGAGAAGATCACAGCAAGTGGAGAG AAAAAGAAGATCACTAGTCGGTGTGGTGAGATTGATAAGGAG ATGGTGGCTCACCTGGGAGTGTCCAAAGCCATCCTCAACACAGTGGTGTTCTGTCACCAAGAAGAGTCAACATG GCCACTGAGTGAGGGTAAGAACCTCAAGACCAAGTTTGACGATATATTTGCTTCCACACGCTACACCAAAGCTCTTGAAAACATAAAAAAGCTGAGAACCGAGCAG GTAGGGCAATGTAAGGTCTACGAGACTGCGTTGGGCTATCTGGACAAGGAGAAGACAAAAGCTGATGAG CTGCAAAGTTCTCTGGCGGAGGCCGAGAGGAAGGTGGCCAGCTCCAAGACTGAGATTGTAAGGATAAAAAGTGAACTGGATCCCATTGAT GAGCGGCTTCAAGAGCTAAATGACAAGTATGAGCAAGTCACCACTTTGGAAAGGAGCATTG CCAAGCTTGAGAGCAGCAAGGCAGAGCTAGTCCGCAGTAAGCAGGAACTGGAGAAGAAGGTGACCTCACCATTCACTGGGACACGCTCTGAGCTGCAGCTGGCCATGGACAGACACACCTCTCAACTGGAAAGGAGCGAAAGACGCTTGGAAGAG TTGAAGCACAAGTATATGCTGTTTTGTGGGGAGGAAGATGAGGTTAAAGGTCAACTCAGTGAGCAGCATCAGGAAAGCGGCAAATTGGAGACTGAAGATAAG TATCACCAGAAGAGGATCTGTACACGGGATGACAGCATTAATTCCACGGCTCTCTCGCTCTCTATCGATGGCTACACTGAGGGCCCGTACTCGGCTGCAGCTGCTCAGTCAtttgtctccatggtaaccaaGCAGAGAAAAGAAAAGGAGGAATCTGCTAAGACTGAAAAA AAATCGTATCTGGACAAAGAGCACAGACTCGAGGAGCAGCTGAATGAGCTGCAAACGAACCTGGCCCAACTAACAGCTGCCAAGAGTATGAAAGGGGAGAGCATTGAGGACAACAAAAGGAGTGTGGCAAAGATCAAGCAAGAGCTGGGGGTAATTCGTAAGGGCGGTGAAGaactggaggaggtggagagACAGCTAAAACAAGCC GACGAGGAACTGACAGAGTACCGGGAAGGAGTGGACCTTTCTTCATTGGATGAGGCAGCTCGCTCACTGAGAGATGAGAAGAAGAAGATGGATGATAAAGTGCAGACACTGCAATCTGAGCTCAGCAAGATTAGTCAGCAATCAGCTGCCAGGGGCGCTCTGGAGGCACTAAAGAACCAAAAGAGGACTCAGGAGGTCACCTATCAAAATGA AATGGCTGGTCTGGAGACGGACCTCCTCTCCCTGTTGGGAGTCATGCCAGGACCTGAGGAAAACCTTGAGGACAAATTGTCTGATCTTGACCGAACAAAGAGGGCGGAGCTTCAAAAGTGGTCAAACCAGGCTCAGAAAGACTCGTCTCAGCTGTCAAGACTCGAGGTCCAGAAAGAAGAGCTTGT AAAGCAAGTGTCTGAAAAGAAGGCTCGGGCAGATAAACTGCAAGCAGAGGTTGCCGAGGTAACGGGGGAGAGCAGTGTACCATTTGAGGAGGCCAAGGCGCAATTGGAGAGAGATATTGAGAAGAAATTAGA GGACATCTCCACGGTGAAGGGGTCAGAGAGCTTCTTCAAGAAGTCGTTGGAGAAGATCCATGAGAAGAGAGTGTGTCCAGCTTGTACAAGAGGGTTCGACAATCAGGACGACTTTGAGAGAACCATCAAAGTG CTGTCTGACCGCCTCAACAAGAGCATCCCCACTCTCCTCCCAGTGATGAATAGAGAAGTGCAACAGCTGCAGGGGAAACAGAGGAAGCTCATCGAACTCAAACCCAAGATGGATGAC CTAACGAACCTTCGCTCCTCTGTCCTACCCTCCCTGGAGAAGAACCTCTCTGAGAAGAGCAAGACTCTCGACAAGTTCCGGACCACCTCCTCCAAGGCCAAGGCTGAGCAGACTCGACTACAGAGCGAGCTGCAGAGTGTGCGGGAGTTGCAACCACGAGTGGGTAAGGCTACTCATCTGAGAGGTGCTCTCAAAGAGTTGGATAGGAGGATCTCCAGCGAGGCTAGTCGTATAGGAGTGGGCGGTTCCACTCGCAGTCAGGTGATGGTGAACAGGGACTTGCAGGAGGCCAACAGAGCAGC GGACGAGTTGAATCGAAAGTTGGACCACAAGCGTCAGGAGATCTCTGAGTCCCAGCAAGCACTCCGACAACTGGAGAACAGTGTACACTCCCTCAGAGAGGAGAAG CTGAAACTGAAGGCTCAGTTGCAAAAACAGGAACAGTTGGTAGCTAAGAAGAGTGATCTCACTGCACAGATTGAGACTTTGGACAGGGAAATCAAG ACTCTGACCCACCAACTGGGTCCTGTGGAGGAGCGTTTGTCggtactgaccaatcagaaggCGGCGCtagtgagggagagggaggaGGTGGAGACCACACACAGAGCAGAGATTGACTCACTCAAGACGAAGGAGTCCAACCTTCGCAAGATGACAGCTGATATCAACAG ttACATTGAGCGAGGTGCTGACAAGGCGCTTTCTCGTTGTCAGAAGAGGTTGGCTGAGCTGCAGGCGGACTACAACAAAAAGGGAGGACAAAAGAAGGAAGTGGAAGAAAAGAAACAATCCCTCCAGGAAGAGCTTGCCAATGCCAAG ATGCGTGAGCGTGAGCTGGAGGACAACATGACTCTAATGAGTTACTGTGACGAGATCTCGAGCAAGGAGGAGGAAGTGAGGAGATTCAAGTCTGACCTGAGAAGGATGGGTCTTGAGCAGTACGATGA GGAGTTCCGACGCTGCCAAGAGAGCTCTGGCCGACTGACAAAGCAGATGGCTCACAGTAAAGGAGTGTGTGTAGGGCGGGAGGATGAGGTGAGGATCTTTCAGACGCAGCTGAACAGTGACATGTACAAGGACATTGACAAGAAACACAGGGACAAACTTATTGACCTCAGG acAACAGAGACGGCAATCGCAGACCTCGAGAAGTACTACAAGGCGTTGGATCGAGCCATCATGAGGTTCCACACACTCAAGATGGAGGAGATCAACAAGATCTTGAAGCACCTGTGGATCAAGACGTACAAGGGTGGGGACATAGACACCATTGAGATACGCTCTGAGGACTCCTCAGCAGAGGGTGCCCCTGTCAACAAGAGGAGAGTCTACAATTACAGG GTGGTGATGTTGAAGGGGCAAACGGCTCTGGACATGCGTGGTCGGTGCAGCGCAGGGCAGAAGATGCTGGCCTCCATCTTGATTCGTCTTGCTCTGGCTGAGACCTTCTGCCTCCACTGTGGTCTGTTAGCACTGGACGAGCCGACTACCAACCTGGACCGTGACAACATGGAGGGCCTGGCCAACTCTCTCATTGACATTATCAA